The following coding sequences are from one Eleginops maclovinus isolate JMC-PN-2008 ecotype Puerto Natales chromosome 11, JC_Emac_rtc_rv5, whole genome shotgun sequence window:
- the LOC134872752 gene encoding protocadherin alpha-C2-like has translation MAVAGICNWIGNNVPFYFVIFSLFCGLSFGQLRYSITEELENGAVVGDVAHELGLDIRKLSTRKIKVTSNSGKRYVIVNPKNGKLLVNERIDREALCDLSNTCLLNLEVLVENPTEVHHIEVEIVDANDNAPQFPRDEYQLEITESALPGSRFPIENAEDPDIGSNSVRMYQLSTNDHFALVSNKPSLNTKHIELVLKKPVDREQTPYHQLILSAVDGGTPEKTGTAIINVRVLDSNDNVPTFDSSVYKVKLLENSPKDTLVIKLNASDLDEGTNGEVYYSFSSYTPERVRQMFSMNTNTGEIRVRSNVDYEETNSYEMYIQAMDKGPGAVAAHCKVVVEVVDVNDNVPQIVLSSLSSPVREDARADTVVALISVTDRDSGANKQVSLEIPAGLPFKIKSFRNYYTLVTSAFLDRETTDAYNVTLSATDGGNPPLSSQKTIQVDVADVNDNPPRFEQTSYTVYVAENNAPGASLCTVKAQDADIKENARITYTVLNDNNHGIPVTSYVSVKADTGEAYALRAFDYESLREFHFQVKAQDGGIPPLSRVATVYIYIMDQNDHAPLIVNPPGNGTRSLETVQKNAEPGVMVTKVVAYDADAGPNAWLVYVLETATDLDLFKVHEHTGEIRTTRRILEDNSTSFGLTVVVKDHGQPCLSSTATINVAVMEVPPKVAPDPKRIIRPHSTLLFSNVTLYLIVALSATTFVFLVTVVVLAIVRCHAYCTQPGSCSPCCVSQKPPPDGGSSSVSAGGVGSGGPGGQPNNNVMLRRDLKVEPHYIEVRGNGSLTKTYCYKTCLTATSGSDTFMFYNTGRPISGTWGSGADRFFTSNSGFVRRLSMPDASMQLCPELAQQKAPNADWRYSASLRAGMQSSVHMEESSVVQGAQGMLVQNWPTVSSAADGDGGELSPPVGAGVDSNSWHFRYGASGQGYLPPQPLKPGEIPPEAFIIPGSPAIISIRHDAGPVDDKGDFISFGKKEEAKKKKKKKKDKKDKKDKGKDDDD, from the exons tgatattttccttattttgtgGCCTTTCCTTTGGACAATTGCGCTATTCTATTACGGAAGAACTAGAAAACGGGGCAGTGGTCGGTGATGTGGCGCATGAGTTGGGGCTGGATATTCGAAAGCTCTCCACCCGAAAAATTAAGGTAACCTCCAACAGCGGTAAACGCTATGTGATTGTCAACCCCAAAAATGGGAAATTACTTGTCAATGAACGGATCGACAGGGAGGCACTGTGTGATTTATCCAACACCTGCCTCCTAAATCTGGAGGTGCTTGTCGAAAATCCCACTGAGGTGCACCACATCGAGGTGGAGATTGTTGATGCCAATGACAATGCACCGCAGTTCCCCAGAGACGAGTACCAACTAGAAATCACAGAATCTGCTTTACCCGGGTCTCGTTTCCCAATCGAAAACGCTGAAGACCCAGACATTGGTTCCAATTCTGTTCGCATGTATCAGCTCAGCACAAACGACCATTTCGCGCTGGTATCCAACAAACCCTCCCTGAATACAAAGCACATCGAGCTTGTGCTCAAAAAGCCAGTTGATCGTGAACAGACGCCTTACCACCAATTAATTCTTAGTGCTGTGGATGGTGGGACGCCAGAGAAAACAGGCACGGCTATAATCAATGTCCGGGTCCTGGACTCAAATGACAATGTCCCCACGTTTGACAGCTCAGTGTACAAGGTGAAATTGTTGGAAAATTCCCCCAAAGACACCCTGGTTATTAAACTGAATGCTTCTGATCTGGATGAGGGCACAAATGGAGAGGTGTATTATTCTTTCAGCAGTTACACTCCTGAGAGAGTGAGGCAGATGTTCAGCATGAACACCAATACTGGAGAAATAAGAGTGAGGAGCAATGTTGACTATGAAGAGACCAACTCCTATGAGATGTACATCCAGGCGATGGACAAGGGCCCTGGTGCCGTGGCAGCACACTGTAAGGTGGTAGTAGAGGTGGTTGATGTTAACGATAACGTCCCTCAGATAGTGCTGTCATCTCTGTCGAGCCCCGTGAGGGAGGATGCCCGTGCAGACACCGTAGTGGCCCTTATTAGTGTCACCGATCGAGACTCTGGCGCTAACAAGCAGGTGAGCTTAGAGATCCCAGCAGGCCTTCCTTTCAAGATCAAGTCATTCAGAAATTACTACACTTTGGTTACCTCAGCCTTCCTGGACCGCGAGACCACTGATGCCTACAATGTCACTCTGAGTGCCACAGATGGAGGGaaccctcccctctcctctcagaAGACTATACAGGTGGATGTGGCTGATGTTAATGATAACCCACCCCGATTTGAGCAGACTTCCTATACCGTCTATGTGGCTGAGAACAATGCCCCTGGGGCCTCTTTGTGTACTGTGAAAGCTCAAGATGCAGACATCAAAGAGAACGCACGCATCACCTACACAGTGCTCAATGACAACAACCATGGCATCCCTGTCACCTCATATGTGTCTGTGAAGGCCGATACAGGGGAGGCGTATGCCCTGCGAGCCTTTGACTATGAGTCACTGAGAGAGTTTCACTTCCAGGTCAAAGCCCAAGATGGGGGCATTCCTCCACTCAGTCGCGTCGCCACCgtctacatttacattatgGATCAGAATGACCATGCACCACTGATAGTCAACCCTCCTGGCAACGGCACACGCTCCTTGGAAACAGTGCAAAAGAATGCAGAGCCTGGAGTCATGGTGACCAAAGTGGTGGCGTACGATGCAGACGCAGGTCCAAATGCCTGGCTGGTGTATGTGCTGGAGACAGCCACTGACCTGGACTTGTTTAAGGTGCACGAACACACAGGTGAGATCAGGACCACTCGGAGGATCTTGGAGGACAACTCCACATCTTTCGGTCTGACTGTTGTGGTAAAGGACCATGGGCAGCCTTGCCTCTCCTCCACTGCAACCATCAATGTGGCTGTCATGGAGGTGCCGCCCAAAGTTGCCCCTGACCCCAAGAGAATCATCCGACCTCACAGCACGCTGCTGTTCTCCAACGTGACCCTCTACTTGATTGTGGCTCTGAGCGCCACCACCTTTGTTTTCCTAGTCACTGTTGTGGTGCTGGCAATCGTCCGCTGCCATGCCTACTGCACCCAACCTGGGTCCTGCTCGCCTTGCTGTGTGTCGCAGAAGCCCCCTCCAGACGGTGGGAGCAGCAGCGTCAGTGCTGGTGGGGTAGGCAGTGGTGGACCTGGGGGACAGCCCAATAACAATGTGATGCTTCGGAGAGACCTCAAAGTGGAGCCTCACTACATCGAAGTGCGTGGTAACGGCTCTCTAACAAAGACTTACTGCTACAAGACCTGCCTGACAGCCACCTCCGGCAGTGACACTTTCATGTTCTACAACACGGGACGACCCATCAGTGGCACCTGGGGCAGCGGCGCTGACCGCTTCTTCACCAGTAACAGTGGATTTGTACGCAGACTGAGCATGCCTGATGCCTCCATGCAACTCTGCCCAGAG CTCGCTCAGCAGAAAGCCCCGAATGCTGACTGGCGATATTCTGCATCTTTGAGGGCAGGGATGCAGAG TTCGGTCCACATGGAGGAGTCCTCTGTGGTGCAGGGAGCCCAGGGCATGCTGGTCCAGAACTGGCCCACTGTGTCCAGCGCTGCAG ATGGAGATGGTGGTGAACTTTCACCCCCAGTGGGCGCTGGAGTAGACAGCAACAGCTGGCACTTCAGATACGGCGCCTCCGGACAGGGCTACCTCCCTCCTCAGCCCCTGAAGCCCGGAGAGATTCCTCCTGAAGCCTTCATCATCCCCGGATCCCCAGCCATCATTTCTATTCGCCATGACGCCGGCCCTGTGGATGACAAAGGTGACTTCATAAGCTTCGGCAAGAAGGAGGAGgctaagaagaagaaaaagaagaagaaggacaagAAAGACAAGAAGGATAAGGGcaaagatgatgatgattag